One window of the Perca flavescens isolate YP-PL-M2 chromosome 16, PFLA_1.0, whole genome shotgun sequence genome contains the following:
- the LOC114571107 gene encoding leukemia inhibitory factor receptor isoform X1, with protein MVLVKGIMMIPWLLLVSLFCKSTQDGNGQESGVLHCGAQNLKLTGSDQMILLTWEDTPSCSAVQDVLIYELEVLIADKKEHYDEVAVTPDQVGSTHSWNWTSYLALECASHSVRLRSRYKNHTSQWKQETRPGHETSTTQVYPKGKLFQVGSTATFCCVLPAGEVFGKMSLPEYSSADMNTTRISNQTYALTVHLNQASKYSCTDVKCELIPDVVYGACAYIGNPPNVTDLQCETRDLQSVDCYWTDKDSSLPFKSPTEYHLLGSPTICAKWPETRCSQEVRVDARVRNWTLTASNPLGEVKLSDTADLTERVHMFPPEGVTVLSVNARNVSLDWKWTVQQYYNLSLICQVNIKNTISEHFGVGLNFTVLNDLIPNWTYNVGIRCRTAQHFWKWSSWSTTVNFHTKGDVPDALDVWMQVMDNQIITIWKMPRANQSHGRIEDYEVTWTKTTQRERQNRTKVAPNNYSLVLSLDTTVGYIVTVTARNINGSSSPSTITIPSSNPDGTKVNTSSIIGSNGSFNLSWSASPTASCGYIVDWCPTLGNCTVEWLKVPPNQTNASIFSKNFKDGLRYTLSVYACTRGAPVLLQRREGYVREKKIQDGLFKSVKGQQQDWDYEVSWEPISLREQTAFIQGYVLYCLDNNNNKVINFSTDNPEATSLTARNLKNGSYIFTVKARTAVGECGATSITATLNLLTDNLIGTVFIFLAAVFGLLSLITIVCYRHWTCIKETVYPPIPKPVLTSTGEHGCRHFQVDQCHYSEADITDVPELYCRAGAPINGFVSQENMPFVFSQTPKGYYNQPLKRFTPPPLTLPSTAIPSQPGLPSSPFRREFPNASYNLIMQPGNQQSNFCPELQEATSLERSSDGYQPHDHTETFTTNQTEEDPDSPMSCVSTYILLPQSSSR; from the exons ATGGTCCTTGTAAAGGGGATTATGATGATCCCATGGTTATTACTGGTCTCACTGTTCTGCAAGAGCACACAGGATGGAAATGGCCAAGAAAGTG GTGTCCTGCATTGTGGAGCTCAGAATCTGAAACTAACCGGCTCCGATCAGATGATCCTGTTAACATGGGAAGACACGCCTTCATGCTCTGCAGTACAGGATGTGCTGATCTATGAGCTGGAAGTTCTCATAGCGGACAAGAAAGAACATTAT GATGAAGTTGCTGTGACACCTGACCAGGTAGGATCTACTCACTCCTGGAACTGGACGTCATATTTGGCATTGGAGTGTGCTTCCCATTCAGTGAGGCTCAGGTCCCGATACAAAAACCACACAAGCCAATGGAAACAAGAGACTCGTCCTG GGCATGAAACATCAACAACTCAGGTTTATCCAAAGGGCAAGCTCTTCCAGGTTGGCAGTACAGCCACCTTCTGCTGCGTTCTGCCTGCGGGGGAAGTTTTTGGCAAAATGTCTCTGCCTGAGTATAGTAGTGCTGATATGAACACTACCAGGATCAGCAATCAGACTTATGCCTTGACCGTCCACCTGAACCAGGCATCAAAATACAGTTGCACTGATGTAAAATGTGAACTGATTCCTGATGTTGTATATGGGGCTTGTGCTTATATTGGCA ACCCACCAAATGTCACGGACCTTCAATGTGAAACCCGAGATCTGCAATCAGTCGATTGCTACTGGACGGATAAAGACTCAAGCCTACCCTTTAAGAGTCCAACAGAATATCATCTACTTGGAAG TCCGACAATCTGTGCAAAGTGGCCTGAGACGAGATGCTCTCAAGAAGTGCGAGTCGATGCTCGCGTGAGAAACTGGACGTTAACAGCAAGTAATCCTTTGGGCGAGGTGAAGCTTTCCGACACTGCAGACCTGACTGAAAGAG TGCACATGTTCCCTCCTGAGGGAGTGACAGTTTTGAGTGTGAATGCCAGAAATGTCAGCCTGGACTGGAAGTGGACGGTGCAACAGTACTATAATCTCAGTTTAATATGCCAAGTGAACATTAAAAACACCATA AGTGAACACTTTGGAGTTGGTCTTAATTTCACAGTTTTGAATGATCTGATACCAAATTGGACATATAATGTGGGAATACGATGCAGAACAGCACAACATTTCTGGAAATGGAGCAGCTGGAGCACAACTGTCAACTTCCATACAAAGGGCGATG TTCCAGATGCTCTTGATGTGTGGATGCAGGTGATGGACAACCAAATTATAACCATCTGGAAG ATGCCACGGGCCAACCAGAGTCATGGACGCATCGAAGACTATGAAGTGACCTGGACCAAGACCactcagagagaaagacaaaataGGACCAAAGTGGCTCCCAACAATTACAGTCTTGTCCTCAGTCTGGACACCACTGTCGGGTATATCGTCACAGTTACAGCTAGGAATATAAACGGCAGTTCATCCCCATCAACCATCACCATCCCCAGCTCTAATCCAG ACGGAACCAAAGTGAACACTTCTTCGATCATTGGCAGCAACGGTAGCTTCAACCTGTCCTGGTCTGCCAGTCCAACAGCCAGCTGTGGCTACATAGTGGACTGGTGTCCTACCTTAGGAAATTGCACTGTGGAGTGGCTGAAAGTGCCTCCCAATCAGACTAATGCCAGTATATTTTCAA AAAACTTCAAAGATGGACTGAGATACACTTTGTCAGTATATGCCTGCACCCGGGGAGCTCCAGTGCTACTACAAAGAAGAGAGGGCTATGTCAGAGAGAAAA AAATACAAGACGGCCTGTTTAAATCAGTCAAGGGGCAACAGCAGGATTGGGATTACGAGGTATCCTGGGAGCCTATATCTCTAAGAGAGCAGACTGCTTTCATCCAAGGCTATGTCCTGTATTGTttggacaacaacaacaacaaagtcaTCAACTTCAGCACAG ACAATCCTGAAGCCACTAGCCTGACAGCAAGAAACCTTAAAAACGGTTCCTACATATTCACAGTAAAGGCACGGACAGCAGTTGGAGAATGTGGTGCTACATCCATCACTGCCACCTTGAATTTACTGA CTGATAACTTGATAGGGACGGTCTTCATTTTCCTGGCCgctgtttttggtctccttTCCCTCATCACTATTGTTTGCTACAGACACTGGACATG TATCAAAGAGACGGTCTATCCTCCAATCCCAAAGCCAGTGTTGACATCAACG gGTGAACATGGATGTCGTCATTTTCAGGTGGATCAGTGTCACTATAGTGAAGCAGATATCACGGATGTTCCGGAACTGTATTGTAGAGCAGGAGCACCAATAAATGGTTTTGTCAGCCAGGAGAACATGCCATTTGTTTTTTCACAAACTCCAAAGGGTTACTACAACCAGCCCCTGAAAAGGTTCACCCCACCACCCCTCACTTTACCATCTACAGCCATCCCATCTCAGCCAGGGTTACCATCTTCTCCATTTAGAAGGGAATTTCCTAACGCGTCATACAACCTGATAATGCAGCCTGGGAATCAGCAGTCCAACTTCTGTCCTGAGCTTCAGGAGGCAACGTCTTTAGAGAGAAGCTCCGATGGATACCAGCCTCATGATCACACGGAAACCTTCACTACAAACCAGACCGAAGAAGATCCAGACAGTCCTATGTCTTGTGTCTCCACTTACATATTGTTACCACAGTCATCTTCCAGATAG
- the LOC114571107 gene encoding leukemia inhibitory factor receptor isoform X2, whose translation MVLVKGIMMIPWLLLVSLFCKSTQDGNGQESGVLHCGAQNLKLTGSDQMILLTWEDTPSCSAVQDVLIYELEVLIADKKEHYDEVAVTPDQVGSTHSWNWTSYLALECASHSVRLRSRYKNHTSQWKQETRPGHETSTTQVYPKGKLFQVGSTATFCCVLPAGEVFGKMSLPEYSSADMNTTRISNQTYALTVHLNQASKYSCTDVKCELIPDVVYGACAYIGNPPNVTDLQCETRDLQSVDCYWTDKDSSLPFKSPTEYHLLGSPTICAKWPETRCSQEVRVDARVRNWTLTASNPLGEVKLSDTADLTERVHMFPPEGVTVLSVNARNVSLDWKWTVQQYYNLSLICQVNIKNTISEHFGVGLNFTVLNDLIPNWTYNVGIRCRTAQHFWKWSSWSTTVNFHTKGDVPDALDVWMQVMDNQIITIWKMPRANQSHGRIEDYEVTWTKTTQRERQNRTKVAPNNYSLVLSLDTTVGYIVTVTARNINGSSSPSTITIPSSNPDGTKVNTSSIIGSNGSFNLSWSASPTASCGYIVDWCPTLGNCTVEWLKVPPNQTNASIFSKNFKDGLRYTLSVYACTRGAPVLLQRREGYVREKKIQDGLFKSVKGQQQDWDYEVSWEPISLREQTAFIQGYVLYCLDNNNNKVINFSTAHRLDGRSIGDVTH comes from the exons ATGGTCCTTGTAAAGGGGATTATGATGATCCCATGGTTATTACTGGTCTCACTGTTCTGCAAGAGCACACAGGATGGAAATGGCCAAGAAAGTG GTGTCCTGCATTGTGGAGCTCAGAATCTGAAACTAACCGGCTCCGATCAGATGATCCTGTTAACATGGGAAGACACGCCTTCATGCTCTGCAGTACAGGATGTGCTGATCTATGAGCTGGAAGTTCTCATAGCGGACAAGAAAGAACATTAT GATGAAGTTGCTGTGACACCTGACCAGGTAGGATCTACTCACTCCTGGAACTGGACGTCATATTTGGCATTGGAGTGTGCTTCCCATTCAGTGAGGCTCAGGTCCCGATACAAAAACCACACAAGCCAATGGAAACAAGAGACTCGTCCTG GGCATGAAACATCAACAACTCAGGTTTATCCAAAGGGCAAGCTCTTCCAGGTTGGCAGTACAGCCACCTTCTGCTGCGTTCTGCCTGCGGGGGAAGTTTTTGGCAAAATGTCTCTGCCTGAGTATAGTAGTGCTGATATGAACACTACCAGGATCAGCAATCAGACTTATGCCTTGACCGTCCACCTGAACCAGGCATCAAAATACAGTTGCACTGATGTAAAATGTGAACTGATTCCTGATGTTGTATATGGGGCTTGTGCTTATATTGGCA ACCCACCAAATGTCACGGACCTTCAATGTGAAACCCGAGATCTGCAATCAGTCGATTGCTACTGGACGGATAAAGACTCAAGCCTACCCTTTAAGAGTCCAACAGAATATCATCTACTTGGAAG TCCGACAATCTGTGCAAAGTGGCCTGAGACGAGATGCTCTCAAGAAGTGCGAGTCGATGCTCGCGTGAGAAACTGGACGTTAACAGCAAGTAATCCTTTGGGCGAGGTGAAGCTTTCCGACACTGCAGACCTGACTGAAAGAG TGCACATGTTCCCTCCTGAGGGAGTGACAGTTTTGAGTGTGAATGCCAGAAATGTCAGCCTGGACTGGAAGTGGACGGTGCAACAGTACTATAATCTCAGTTTAATATGCCAAGTGAACATTAAAAACACCATA AGTGAACACTTTGGAGTTGGTCTTAATTTCACAGTTTTGAATGATCTGATACCAAATTGGACATATAATGTGGGAATACGATGCAGAACAGCACAACATTTCTGGAAATGGAGCAGCTGGAGCACAACTGTCAACTTCCATACAAAGGGCGATG TTCCAGATGCTCTTGATGTGTGGATGCAGGTGATGGACAACCAAATTATAACCATCTGGAAG ATGCCACGGGCCAACCAGAGTCATGGACGCATCGAAGACTATGAAGTGACCTGGACCAAGACCactcagagagaaagacaaaataGGACCAAAGTGGCTCCCAACAATTACAGTCTTGTCCTCAGTCTGGACACCACTGTCGGGTATATCGTCACAGTTACAGCTAGGAATATAAACGGCAGTTCATCCCCATCAACCATCACCATCCCCAGCTCTAATCCAG ACGGAACCAAAGTGAACACTTCTTCGATCATTGGCAGCAACGGTAGCTTCAACCTGTCCTGGTCTGCCAGTCCAACAGCCAGCTGTGGCTACATAGTGGACTGGTGTCCTACCTTAGGAAATTGCACTGTGGAGTGGCTGAAAGTGCCTCCCAATCAGACTAATGCCAGTATATTTTCAA AAAACTTCAAAGATGGACTGAGATACACTTTGTCAGTATATGCCTGCACCCGGGGAGCTCCAGTGCTACTACAAAGAAGAGAGGGCTATGTCAGAGAGAAAA AAATACAAGACGGCCTGTTTAAATCAGTCAAGGGGCAACAGCAGGATTGGGATTACGAGGTATCCTGGGAGCCTATATCTCTAAGAGAGCAGACTGCTTTCATCCAAGGCTATGTCCTGTATTGTttggacaacaacaacaacaaagtcaTCAACTTCAGCACAG CTCACAGACTGGATGGACGCAGCATcggtgacgtcacccattg A